In Thiospirochaeta perfilievii, a single window of DNA contains:
- a CDS encoding tetratricopeptide repeat protein produces MLENQLKKAINEYNKGLYSEVISTLLLSDYSDEDFIVYYYLGLCYIKIGDYEGGKESLEHYIELDDNLLRVFQGRMLLAFASIQLEDYKEAQLHLDKLLDSGYESAKLYSLLGFIYYKKKMMAKSVKYYRLAISIDPENANALNSLGYILADYKDDLKEAETLCRRALSINVDNPAYLDSLGWVCLKNNKFSASQSFFNRALMLSPKNDVITKHIKELEKVGPKL; encoded by the coding sequence ATGTTAGAAAATCAGTTGAAAAAAGCAATTAATGAATATAATAAGGGTTTGTACTCAGAAGTAATATCGACACTTTTATTAAGTGATTACTCGGATGAAGACTTTATAGTTTACTACTATTTAGGTCTTTGTTATATTAAAATAGGTGATTATGAAGGTGGAAAAGAGAGTTTAGAACACTATATAGAGCTTGATGACAACCTACTACGAGTTTTTCAAGGTAGAATGTTATTAGCCTTTGCTTCAATTCAGTTAGAGGATTATAAAGAAGCCCAGTTACATCTAGATAAACTTCTAGACTCAGGTTATGAGTCTGCAAAACTATACTCTCTACTTGGCTTTATATATTACAAAAAGAAAATGATGGCCAAGAGTGTTAAATATTATAGGCTGGCAATCTCAATAGATCCGGAAAATGCAAATGCGTTAAACTCCCTTGGTTATATCTTAGCAGATTATAAAGATGACTTAAAAGAGGCTGAAACCCTGTGCAGAAGGGCTTTATCTATAAATGTTGATAATCCTGCTTATTTAGACTCTCTAGGTTGGGTCTGTTTAAAAAATAACAAGTTTAGTGCATCCCAATCCTTTTTTAATCGTGCACTAATGTTATCTCCTAAAAACGATGTAATAACTAAACATATAAAAGAATTAGAAAAGGTTGGTCCTAAATTATGA